Proteins from a genomic interval of Maylandia zebra isolate NMK-2024a linkage group LG15, Mzebra_GT3a, whole genome shotgun sequence:
- the snw1 gene encoding SNW domain-containing protein 1, which translates to MSLTSFLPAPTQLSQDQLEAEEKLRAQKSYSTALVASRREPPPYGHRKGWIPRSLEDFGDGGAFPEIHVAQFPLEMGRKKKTSNALAVQVDAEGKIKYDAIARQGQGKDKVIFSKYTDLLPKEVLNEDAPGLQKPDEEAIQELTEKTRTALEKQVSQKIAAAMPVRAADKQAPAQYIRYTPSQQGVAFNSGAKQRVIRMVEMQKDPMEPPRFKINKKIPRGPPSPPAPVMHSPSRKMTVKEQQEWKIPPCISNWKNAKGYTIPLDKRLAADGRGLQTVHINENFAKLAEALYIADRKAREAVEMRAQVEKKMAQKEKEKKEEKLRELAQMARDRRAGIKSHGDKGGEDGEARERDEIRHDRRKERQHDRNISRAAPDKRSKLQRDQDRDVSELIALGKPNPRSSSEAQYDQRLFNQSKGMDSGFAGGEDETYNVYDQPFRSGRDMASNIYRPSKNIDKDAYADDLDSLMHNNRFAPDKEFSGADHGQRREGPVQFEEDPFGLDKFLEQAKQHGGSKRPSTSNRSKDDYHDKKRRKE; encoded by the exons ATGTCTCTGACGAG CTTTTTACCGGCGCCGACCCAGCTGTCCCAAGATCAGTTGGAGGCAGAGGAGAAGCTCCGGGCCCAGAAGTCTTACTCTACCGCCCTGGTTGCATCCCGTAGAGAGCCCCCTCCTTATGGACACAGAAAAGGCTGGATACCTCGCTCACTCGAG GACTTTGGAGATGGAGGTGCTTTCCCAGAGATCCATGTGGCTCAGTTTCCTCTGGAGATGGGTAGAAAGAAGAAGACATCAAATGCCCTGGCAGTACAAGTGGATGCAGAAGGAAAGATTAAATATGATGCCATTGCCAGACAAGGACAGGGAAAGGATAAG GTGATCTTCAGTAAATACACAGACCTGCTTCCAAAGGAAGTTCTCAATGAAGATGCTCCAGGACTACAGAAGCCAGATGAGGAGGCTATACAAGAG CTCACAGAGAAGACCCGTACAGCCCTGGAGAAGCAGGTGTCTCAAAAAATCGCTGCTGCCATGCCTGTAAGAGCCGCAGACAAACAAGCTCCTGCACAGTACATCAG GTACACCCCGTCCCAACAGGGAGTGGCATTTAATTCAGGGGCCAAACAGAGGGTGATCCGCATGGTGGAAATGCAGAAAGACCCCATGGAACCTCCACGTTTTAA AATCAACAAGAAGATTCCTCGTGGACCGCCTTCTCCCCCTGCCCCTGTGATGCATTCTCCAAGCAGAAAG ATGACGGTCAAGGAGCAGCAAGAGTGGAAGATTCCACCGTGCATCTCCAACTGGAAGAACGCTAAG GGCTACACCATCCCACTCGACAAACGTCTGGCTGCTGATGGGAGGGGTCTTCAAACGGTTCACATCAATGAAAACTTTGCCAAGCTGGCTGAGGCCCTTTATATTGCTGATAGAAAG GCCAGAGAGGCCGTGGAGATGCGAGCTCAGGTAGAGAAGAAGATGGCTCAGaaggagaaggaaaagaagGAGGAGAAGCTGAGGGAGCTGGCCCAAATGGCTCGAGATCGCAGGGCAGGGATCAAAAGTCACGGTGACAAAG GTGGCGAGGACGGCGAGGCCAGGGAGCGTGACGAGATCCGCCATGACAGAAGGAAAGAAAGGCAGCACGACAGGAACATTTCCAGAGCTGCTCCCGATAAGAG GTCGAAGCTGCAGAGAGATCAGGACAGGGACGTCAGTGAGCTCATCGCTCTGGGCAAGCCCAACCCTCGTTCCTCCAGCGAGGCGCAATATGACCAGAGACTCTTCAATCAGAGCAAG GGTATGGACAGTGGCTTTGCTGGTGGTGAAGATGAGACGTACAACGTGTATGACCAGCCTTTCCGCAGTGGCAGAGATATGGCCTCCAACATCTACAGGCCCAGCAAGAATATAGACAAAGATGCTTATGCAGATGATTTGGACTCACTCATGCACAACAACAG GTTTGCCCCAGACAAAGAGTTCTCAGGCGCCGACCACGGGCAGAGGCGCGAAGGACCTGTTCAGTTTGAGGAGGATCCCTTCGGTCTGGATAAATTTTTGGAGCAAGCCAAGCAGCACGGCGGCTCTAAGAGGCCATCCACTAGCAACCGCTCCAAGGATGACTACCACGACAAGAAGCGCAGGAAGGAGTGA